The following is a genomic window from Chryseobacterium sp. StRB126.
AGATAAAAGATAAAAGATAAAAGATAAAAGATAAAAGATCTTGTCGTTAAACAACAATTATCCGTGTATATATCCATGCGGATATCAACATCAATAGGGGTGGGCTTTAGCCCGCTTAAATAAATAAAACAAATCCATTTGGCTTTAGCCAAAACTTAAAAAATCTACGTTATCAGCCCAATCTGCGAGAGCTTTAACTTCTTTTTCCATCAATTTTAAATTAATTTTTCAAAAAAATAATCTACGCAAAAAGATTGCGTAATCTTGTTTTTACTTTGCATCAGAAATCAGAGAGGAAGCGTTAACTCTTCTTATGTTTAACAATAAAACAGTAACTCATGAAATTTAACTTTCTAAAAAAAGAGAAAACAGTGGTAACCAACCACGAAGGTGCAAAAGCATATGTGATGACACCTGCAGAAGAATTGTACAGTGCTGTGGTTACAACAGGACTGTCAGACATTACTTATGAAAAAGGAAATGACAGATTAGAGCGAATTCAGTCTCTGATTCAGAAAAACGACCCTGAATTTGTGGCCAAGCTTGCGGTATATGCAAGAAAAGATATGCATTTGCGTTCCATTCCCTTGGTTTTAGCTACAGAATTGGCGAAGGAAGCTTCCGGTACGGATCTGGTGAGCAGAACGGTAGACGGTGTTATTCAGAGAGCAGATGAAATCACTGAACTATTGGCATATTACCAGCTAGCGAACGAGAGAACAGAAACCAAAAAACTGAACAGATTATCAAAGCAGATCCAGAAAGGTCTGGTGAAATCATTCAATAAATTCGATGAATACCAATTCGCCAAATACAACAGAAAAGGAGAAGTAACCTTTAAAGATGCCTTGTTTCTGGTTCATCCAAAAGCAAAGGATGAAAATCAGCAGACCATTTTCAACAAAATTGTATATGATATTTTAGATACCCCTTATACATGGGAAGTAGAACTTTCAGTATTGGGTCAGAAAAAATTTGCAGATGAAGCAGAAAAGAAGCTGGCTTTCAAAAATAAATGGGAAGAACTCATCTTCAGTAATAAATTAGGCTATATGGCCACTCTGAGAAACCTAAGAAATATTCTTGAAGCAGGAGTTTCTCCTGAGGCCATGAGTAAAGTATGTAGTTATCTGTCAGATGAAAGAGCGGTTCGAAACTCAAAACAATTGCCATTCCGTTTCCTGGCGGCGTACAGGGAATTAAAAAAGCTAGATTCCCCTTATCTATCTTCTGTTTGGAGCGCATTGGAAGAAGCTTTAGTGGCAAGTGCTCAAAATATCAAAGGTTTCGGATTCAATACTTCGGTAGTGATTGCGGCGGATGTTTCAGGTTCTATGCAGAAATCGGTTTCTCCTAAGAGTAAGATCTTGTTGTATGATATCGGTTTGCTGATGTCTATGATTCTGCAGTCAAAATGTCAAAATGTGGTTACAGGAATCTTTGGTGACCGATGGTTGCGTGTTCCGATGCCAAAACAGGGTATTTTGAACAATGTAGATGTATTTTACAAACGTGAAGGGGAAGTAGGATATGCTACCAATGGATACCTGGTGATTGAAGACCTTATCAAAAGAAAAGAAACAGTAGATAAAGTAATGTTGTTTACAGATACTCAACTGTACGATACCAGCGGAAGAGGGAACTCTTTTGAGGATACATGGAACAGGTATAAAATGATAGCACCCAATGCTAAACTCTATATTTTTGATTTGGCGGGTTATGGCAGACAGCCCATCGATGTCAAAAGAAATGATGTATACCTCATTGCAGGTTGGTCAGATAAGATTTTTGATGTATTGAATGCGTTGGAAGATCAAAAATCAGCCATAGAAATCATTCAAAAAGTAGTGCTGTAAAAGGCACTGCCTTCTATTGAAATGTAAAGTTCATTGGTATTAACAGCAGGATCTTATAAATCATTAGTATATTTAGGAGCTTATTCCCGCTTTCCGCTATATCTTTTTCGCCTGTCTTAGGGCAATTCAGAAAAAGGATGTCGCTGCAATCGGGGCTAGTAAATGAAGAGATATAGTATGATAGAGCTTATTAACACCATTGAGATTAATCCGTTAAAATATTCCAAAGAAGACTTTAAATTACCCCAACTTGCTGATTATCCTGATCCTGAAGAATTATTTTTGAAATGGACAGAAACAGCTTCCAGACTTACCACTAATTGTAATGAATTTCGGAAAGGATCTCATCTGGTTAATATTAGAACCATTGATGATGAAAGTTTACAGATCATTGTAGCCGCAAAACTTACAGAAGTAGAATTTGATGCCCCGGAGGAAATGGGATTTGTACTCTCTTTTGATGGCGGAATTGTATTAAAAAAAGAGGATGAGGTTCTTATTCTGCCAAGTTGTTGTGGGGATATTGAAAATATAGAAAACTGGGAGAAAGTTATAGATAATAGATCTTCCGAATGGGCAGAAATGTGGATCGGACATCCGTGGGTCTTCTATAAAAGAGAAAAAGGAGTGATTAGTTTTTCAGATTATACAGAAGCCAATATCAATGATGTGAAAGATGTGAAAATAAAATTTGATATTGAAGAATCAGAATTTAAAGATGAATTAGACAAGGTGATGTACCACCAAACTCATTTTAAAAACAGGATTTCAGATATTTTGAAAAAGATGAATATTGACAATGCCGAAAGAATTTCAGCCTTCATGTCCGGCATTAAATAAAAAATAAAACTGCGTAAAAAGAATGCGCACTTAGTACATAATTTTGCAGTGTTAATATTACCAGTGTCGTAAGAAAGGCCTCCTTCGATTCCAAACTGACAGAGTCTTTCGTCAAATTACCCGGTAAAATAACCAATGCCGTCCGTAAGAGTTTCATCGTCAACTTCCCATTGAAACTAATTACTCTTACAATACATTGCTTGGTTTTTATAAAAAATGAACTGCGTAAAAAGAATACGCAGTAACCATATAAATTTGTAATATCAACTCATAACCATGAACAACTATAAATCAGATCTAAAAGAAGCAGTGTATTGAGGTTAATACTCAATACTCATGAAAAAAATTAAAACATTAAGACAGATCTTCGGAACCAATGAATACGAATTAATTGATTTTCCGATGAAAATTTCCGGAGTACAGATTTCCAGGCTCCAATATGGAAATGACTTAGAGTGTTCATATTGTTTTCCACATGGCTTAGAAGTAGTGAATGCAAAGGAAACCAAGTTTCAGCGAAATTGGAAGGAATACAGAAAAACCCAATGGGAAAAATAAAGCAAGTGCCGTAAAACAGAATTACTTCGTGGGATAACAGAGGTGTAGGTTCAAGTCCTGTTCTGTAGAAACAGATCATGTAAGGATAGCACACTGTTAATAGGAGTCTGTTTAACTGACTGCCTTACTGTTTTCAAGTGTCGTTCAAAAATTATACTTGAAGAAACTAATACAAATGAAAAAAGACTAAAAATCAGGTGTCGTCTTAGAATCATACTTCGAGATTGAATAAACATTGGGTCGCAGGTTCGAATCCTGCCTTTTTCCTCGAAAAGGAAAGGTAGCTCAGCAGGTAGAGCAAATGCATGAACGATTCTAAAATATTACCCTGATTTGTATAAAAGAGTGCCGTAGAAAAGGCTTACTTCGGTTTAATTTGGTTCGATTCCAGAAAGATCATGAAAATGATCTGTACATGTCTTTTCAAAATTTGCCTCTTTTTTTTAAAAAAAACAAACAAGTGCCGTAAAATAGTGCTACTTCATTCATCACGACGGGGGCACGGGTTCGAATCCCGTCTCTTCCACTACAAAAATAGGAAGAGTAGCTCAGGTGGTTAGAGCACGACATCACTATTGGTCTGTTGCCTTGTTAATATAAAAACGAAGCTGAAAGTGAGAGTAGGAAATAATCTTTGTATCGTAATTTTCTAACTTTTTCCTTCTTTTTCCTTGCAACTTCCTTTTCAGGAAATAAAAAGTGTCGTTAGGAAAAAATTCATCGTACACCATTTTGGGGAGGAATAGCGC
Proteins encoded in this region:
- a CDS encoding TROVE domain-containing protein translates to MKFNFLKKEKTVVTNHEGAKAYVMTPAEELYSAVVTTGLSDITYEKGNDRLERIQSLIQKNDPEFVAKLAVYARKDMHLRSIPLVLATELAKEASGTDLVSRTVDGVIQRADEITELLAYYQLANERTETKKLNRLSKQIQKGLVKSFNKFDEYQFAKYNRKGEVTFKDALFLVHPKAKDENQQTIFNKIVYDILDTPYTWEVELSVLGQKKFADEAEKKLAFKNKWEELIFSNKLGYMATLRNLRNILEAGVSPEAMSKVCSYLSDERAVRNSKQLPFRFLAAYRELKKLDSPYLSSVWSALEEALVASAQNIKGFGFNTSVVIAADVSGSMQKSVSPKSKILLYDIGLLMSMILQSKCQNVVTGIFGDRWLRVPMPKQGILNNVDVFYKREGEVGYATNGYLVIEDLIKRKETVDKVMLFTDTQLYDTSGRGNSFEDTWNRYKMIAPNAKLYIFDLAGYGRQPIDVKRNDVYLIAGWSDKIFDVLNALEDQKSAIEIIQKVVL